Genomic window (Rhododendron vialii isolate Sample 1 chromosome 4a, ASM3025357v1):
CTCTTCAATTACTATTAGGTACTTGCTCATGTGATTCTTGAATGACACATCTCTGTCAATTGAGCCAGAAATGAACATTTGAGATATGAATTGGAGTTGGATTATCAAGTCATATGCTTTATCCTTacggtagtttttttttttttttgaattttattattatttcaacaaaaaaattcaagtattAAAGGGGAAATAGCATAAAAGGCATCGCAACGAGTAGGAAGCATCTCAACTAGGTTGACACCCTAACTATAACTACGCGACATTCATCTGCCACTCCAAACCCGTGAACAAAAAGAGGATGCGGCATTCATCTGCTACTCTAAACCCgaggacaaaaaaagaatagtTGGCAAGGAGCcaaccataccaaaccaaaagaCAACTAAGCTAAAACCAGCTCAAATGAAAGTGGATCCCATAACAGTAGTTAAGCATAAaagcacaaaaaacaaaacccctgCACCAGTAGCAAAACCTATCTACATCTGCAGCATGATCTCATTTTGCTGTTAGAAGCCAACATTCTTTCCCCTCGTCCCATTTTCTGTTAGAAGCTAAAAGAAAAGTTCACAATACAACAGGCCctagtagtttttgtttttcactTAATTATGTAGAATTCATTTTCAATAATTCTCCCCCTCATGCAAAAGGGAGTACCCATCCATTTTACTAAATTGCTGCCAATTAGTAAAATTGATCCGAAACACGCCGCGTTCGGAGCGACGATAAACAAAACCCCTAGCTGTCTTCAAAGCTCCATAAACCTCCATATCCGATTTCTGTTTCTAATTTCTGGACTTGTTGCCGCGAGCTTTAACAATGTGGATGCAAGGTGGAAAAAGTCGAACAATGAGGCCGCTAGGCATACCTTGAGGCCACAACTTCCGACCTAGTGGCCGCAAAGTTCAAACCCGTGGGCGAACACTCGTACCACATGGCCGCAAACTCGGACCACATCGTCACAAACACGTACACATGGCCTCCTAAGACTTTTGCCACATGGCTACAAACTCGTACACATGGCCGCGAACTTTTGCACATGACCGCAATTTTTTGCACACATGTATGAGTTTTTGGACATGGCCTCGAACTTATGACCGCAATTTTTTGCACACATGTATGAGTTTTTGGACATGGCCTCGAACTTTTGCACTGGCCACAAACTTTTGCATATGACCGCGATTTTTAGCACAAGGCCGTGATTTTTTGCACATGGCCGCGAACTTTTGTCACCTGGCGGTTTTGGAAATGTTGGGCTGAATTGGGCCTATCCACGATCCACCTCGATTTCAAGTCCAAAAGTAGGTCCAaaacaactttttaaaaatctttttattttattttattttacggCGTAAAAATCTTCCAAGGCTCTATTCTAGGGTTTTGTCCGAACTCGAAACGGTTTCAGAAAATAATGGCGACTTTTGGCGGCAACTTCCTCTGCAGAACTTCACTCGGGCTTCAAGGTCGAGTCCTCTTAATTCCCTGGTGAGAAATCTTTCAatctcccaattttttttcattcccAAGAAAATTTCAGAATATTCGAAGAGAATTTGGAATCTTGGAACCCACCTGTACGTTTCGAACGCAATTTAACTTACAAGTTCTCTTGAATGATTCTTATGGTTTCATGGAAACCAGACAGtataaaaaaagattcaaagtttGAGGGAGCGTAGCCACTGTTTAATTTTATATACGCAATTTAAAACATATTGATAATGTGAAATTTTAGGGATTTTTACCCTACGCATATAGAAATATTAAGAATTTTTATCACTCAAGGGAATTGCAGGGACCAATCCTAAAAATTAATATCATACGCTGgaatatttggagttgtgcagtGGTCTGGGTCCCCCCTTGGGACCACCCCTGATTTTGGGAAGGAATGAAGTCATTCCTTGGCTGGAATGGCCGCTGTCGTTTTGCAGCAAACTACACGTTGGAATGAGCAGAAATCACACACAATCATCATCATTTGATTCCAGCTTCATTCCAATGAACCAAATGCTGCTTAGTGTGTTTATATGTGAGGTTtttgtttaagtattttgattttgtgtatTTGTTATTATAAATATTGAATTAGGATGAAGAAGAGTAGCGGCATTCGAAGTTCGATTGGCAAAGCCAATAGTTCTTCATTTCCAGTCAAGTACATTCCGAAGAAAATTAGGAGTACTGAAAAGCTTCAGACTTCTTCTACGACTATGAAGGGCCCCAAGGATGAAGTTAGTATGAATGGATTCGAAGAAAATGAGTTGAGTTTGGAGGTTCCAAACGAAAGGAAGAGTTCACAGACTGAAAAGCATCAGACTTCTTCAACAACTATTAGGggtccaaaaaataaaataagtagtAATGGGTTGGATGAAAATGAATTGAGGTTTGAGGTTTCAAATGGTGGGAAGAGTTCACAGAGAAGCTTTGTTTTGGATAAGAAGtcacaaaatcaaaatcagaTTCGAACACCCTTTCTTTACTTCACCCCTGATGTCAATCAAGGTAAATTTCTGATCAGCCtgttgtattttttagttttcttgtCAATTGAGTGTATGGATTGCCATGATGTTGGTTCACATTATAGTTACATTGATGTTGGTTCACATTATAGTTACATTCAATACTATTTTACGCATATACGATATTTGAATATTCTCCGAAACATTTTGGATTTTGCAGAAGTGGGAGAACTGAAAAGTAGGAGTACTGAAAAGCTTCAGACTTCTTCTACAACTATGAAGGGTCCCAAGGATGAAGTTATTATTAAGGGATCCGAAGGAAATGAGTTGAGTTTGGAGGTTCCAAACGAAAGGAAGGGTTCACAGACTGAAAAGCTTCCGACTTCTTCGACAACTATTAAGGgtcccaaaaataaaataagtactaatGGGTCGGACGAAAATGAATTGAGGTTTGAGGTTTCAAATGGTGGGAAGAGTTCACAGAGAAGCTTTGTTTTGGATAAGAAGtcacaaaatcaaaatcagaTTCAAACACCCCTTCATTACTCTACCCCTGATGTCAATCAAGGTAAATTTCTGATCAGCCTGTTgtaatttttagttttcttgTCACTTGAGTGTTTGCATTGCCATGACGTCTGTTCACATTATAGTTACCTTCAATATTATCTACATTTCACTCATATTCAATATTTGAATATTCTCCGAAACCTTATGGATTTTGCAGAAGTGGGAGCAGGCATTGATTTTGATACGGGATTGCTGGAGACTGAATGCATTGAAGAGCGCGAGGAGGTTGTGGAGGAATTGGATATGTATGAGAAGAACCTTCACACACAAGATGTGTTGCAAGTTGGTAAAACTGAACAAGATGCAGAGAATTTGGCTATTGAATTACTTGCGATGAGGTTGGTATGCAATTTTGGAAGACAATTGTGAGTTTGGTTGTTAGCTTGAATTGTAACGCAACTGGTGCTCaatataagagcatccgcaatggggataatcaaaatcaataatcaaaatgtgtcacgtcagcatttgattatccatttagttcataatcaaacttcaTTATCAAACTTAATAACCTCTATCTCcgcattggttatttttgcatccctaaccaaaaaaaatcccacaatacacaatgcacctatgtccaatcgcaaatgagTTCTAATCGCAaatgagttccaatcacgcatccgaccacaccaaattattcgtcttgatgagacgattccaatgtggtgTGTTtctgagttattgagttttgagtttggttattgggtttgattattgagttttggttattagaaaaagttgttaagtttggttatggaatgggtggaatttggttatttgctaaaagacatgtaattttgcttattacaatgtaagGTGTTTCTTGAGTattattgttaagtttgcttattcacatcaatttgcttattacaatgcggatgctctaagctATTTTGCTGTTGAAccaaggataattttttttacttagagAAGCTAGTTATTGCTATGTGATATTTGTTAGTTTCCAATAATTTTTGCAAACCTTTAACAATCTGGGGTGTTCTTTTGATTTGCTAACTGAGATCTGTCCATTCTGGAGTCTTCAACTGGCAAAACTTCTGTCCGGGTCTTGGAATTCTATTAAATATCAGCTGTTGCTTTCCCTAAGCTCTTTGCACAGTTTGGAACTCAACCCAATAGAAATGTTTGAACCATGTTTCCTTTCCTTGCAGAGCCTATACAGCTGTTGAGTTGAGAAAGAAACTGCTAGGGAAAAGATTTCCTCTTGATACGGTTGATGCAGTGATATTGGACTTCCAGAGCAGGTTGGTGACTGCGTAATCAATGTTTTAAAAGTCGCTCGGCGTTCGTCGCTCGGTCGACCACCTAagagcttcgagacctattaatcgccgattaatcggcttgtagcaattagtcgggtttttatttatttatatataaatactccccaatgacaactctcataaaaaattgaacattcatctatcaatccaacaacatcaattgtttttcaaatatgacatagaaatctctcctttacagaaaactgttaacatgattataaCACCAACTGGTACTAGGTATGGGCCGTTCATTTATTAGTCACTTACcaattataataactttatttatatacaccaaacaatactacacttcgtgttaagatttaataaaaaatattactacactttgtttccagaatcactaacgtgtcaatatgggtatgggcttttaaaaaaaaaacactaatgttcgaggtcggtggagtgagaggagatctcgaatttgagagagagagaggcgatagGCGGCTCGGAAATCTCGTGTTTTACACAGAGATATGACAGGTGACTCCGAGATCGATCAATCGATGACTGGGtgttgaacaagccctaaatACTGTGTTTCAAAACCCTTAAAATGGTATGAATATATAACAGTTACACCCattgattttccaaaattatagattttacccttattaatcgccgatagccgactaatcgcccattaaccgATTAATCGACTTATCGCCGCTAGACGCCGACTGACTAATCGCCGGTTAATCGCCGACTAACTCCGATTAACCTCCTGACCTACTAATTCAACCTTCGAGGCATTAATCTAATCGGTTAGGCCAAATTTCCGATTAATTGGCCattaaatccttcttttagaacactgtgcATAATGACATGGTTATTCTTTAGGTAACCTTTTTTTTCGTTGTTTTTTCTTTGGCCACTATTCTGAAAATCAATGCATGGTAAACTTACAATTCTTTCTTAGTTATGGCTGAGTCTTGATGAATCTACATTCAACTCCACAAAGCTTTTTCCTAACTTCTTTTTGGTCATGCTGCACTAGATTGGCAAATTGTTATTTTGTACCTTACCAGAAGTGTTTGTTGGATTTCTATATTTTAATTCACTTGTGTCTTTGACCCTTTTAGTTTCTTGTAGGGGTTTGATCAACGATGGCTTGTTTGCCGAAACATTTTGCCAGTCCAGGTGGTCTTCCTCTAGTTGGGGACCAAGGCGGATTAAGCAAGTAAGCTATCCTCGTTGGATCTATTTTCTCCAGTTGAAGTTTTATGGAATAAACCCTTTCAATATGCTTCTCCAGGAAGTCTGTTGATTTCTTAATCAGAATTGGCCCAAATCTGTATTATCTTACTGCTTAATTGTCTTGTCACTTGCTATTTTTCTTGGAAATGCTATTTTAATGCATTTTTGTGTGGATACCGATTTTCGTTGTGTGTTGGTTTTGTGGGTTGAGAAAGATATGTTCCTCTCTATTAGAAACCTGATGTAGTTCTGCTTCCACTTTTCCAAATTGGTTGTATTACACAattatcttgaaattgttaTACGGATCTGAAAGTTGAGGTTTTGACATGGTTACAACTTACAATTGTCAAAGTTGCCTTTGTCATAATATAGTCTGACTGCCATGTGGAGAATCCTACCATGGATGGTCGTTTTCCTGCATTTATGTTGCAGGCAGATCCGTGCCTACAAGACAGTAGCTTACTAAATTAAGTGGtaatttgtgaaggaaaaaaacgAATATGGGTTTCTCTTAGGTAAACAGACAACatgctcgctctctctctctctctctctctctctctctctctctctctctctctctctctctctctctctctctctctctctctatgtgggAATGCCTTTTTGGAATGGGATCAATATGATGTGCTTTTGATCCTTAGGCCCCAATTTGATCCGTTGAAAGAGGAATATGGAAATGAACATTTTTAGGATAATCTTGATAATTCTTTACATGTTATCACTCTTCCTGACCCCCTTGTGCAGAGGCCTTACTGAACGAGGCAGCATACGAAAAGTTAATTTGTTGTATTTTGAGGCTTTTAGGTTGATTATGTATTGTGTTCGGTATATATGTGCAATATTCATTTTGAAGTTATGCGGAATGAATTTGCTGAATTAGTGGTTGTTTATAACTTTAAATTATCCAATTGGCTAGGACACAAGGCTTAGTTTGGCTTggttttgtgattttgtttaaaattacatttgcCCTAGTGATTGCCATTAATGATGGAGCATTGTTGGAACAGGCATTGCTCCAGAAAGGGGTAAGGGAAGCTGACGCAGAGAAGGCAATAAACTACGTTTTTAAGGATAGTAATTCTGATGGAGAGGAAGAATCCACGCACGGCTTGTCTAAAACCTCAATAGATAAGTTACTTGCTCAGGCCTCAAAGCAGTGGCTCCGGGGTCGGGATGCCACCAAAGAAACTCGCAAAACAAGGATTATTAGGTGGCTTCAGTATCGCGGCTTCAACTGGGGTGTCGTTAACTTTATCGTGAAGAAGTTAGAATCTCAGTGCCCCCCTTGAAGCACATTTTAAGAAGAAATGGGGGAGTTTTACAGGTTaaatctgtcttttttttttaatcactgAAGCATTCATTCCTCATGGTACCACAGCCGAGAAGTTGGAGTCAGTTTGGGCCTCCACTGGGACAAACTGCTTTCTTTTTCAGCCCACCCAGTGCCAACCTGGTACAGAGAACTGTAGGACATGACTTCAAAGAGAGAAAACGAAAGATGGCAACACTTGGCTACTATTCGCCAGATCAACATCTTCCGCGGAAACCATAGTTGTCACCGATTAGTGTACTGTATATGTGATGTAATTGAACCAAACAATGGATTAGGCTAGTGGGCCTGCCCCTTGCACCTCATTGCACCTCATTAAGAAGTGAAGAGTTTGAGTCTCCCCcgtgtggagttttttttttggattcggAGAGGTGCAGTGACTGGTCAGGTGTTTGTGAGCTAGTTTGGGTCTGCAACAGGTCTGTGAGTTGATCAGAATCGTCCATGTTGTGGGG
Coding sequences:
- the LOC131321910 gene encoding uncharacterized protein LOC131321910, whose product is MATFGGNFLCRTSLGLQGRVLLIPWMKKSSGIRSSIGKANSSSFPVKYIPKKIRSTEKLQTSSTTMKGPKDEVSMNGFEENELSLEVPNERKSSQTEKHQTSSTTIRGPKNKISSNGLDENELRFEVSNGGKSSQRSFVLDKKSQNQNQIRTPFLYFTPDVNQEVGELKSRSTEKLQTSSTTMKGPKDEVIIKGSEGNELSLEVPNERKGSQTEKLPTSSTTIKGPKNKISTNGSDENELRFEVSNGGKSSQRSFVLDKKSQNQNQIQTPLHYSTPDVNQEVGAGIDFDTGLLETECIEEREEVVEELDMYEKNLHTQDVLQVGKTEQDAENLAIELLAMRAYTAVELRKKLLGKRFPLDTVDAVILDFQSRGLINDGLFAETFCQSRWSSSSWGPRRIKQALLQKGVREADAEKAINYVFKDSNSDGEEESTHGLSKTSIDKLLAQASKQWLRGRDATKETRKTRIIRWLQYRGFNWGVVNFIVKKLESQCPP